Proteins from one Chroococcidiopsis sp. CCMEE 29 genomic window:
- the treS gene encoding maltose alpha-D-glucosyltransferase: MQRSIFNDDPLWFKNAIIYEAPVRAFADSNGDGIGDFRGLTEKLDYLQDLGVTALWILPFFPSPLKDDGYDIADYTNVNPIYGTLEDFKDFLEAAHQRGIRVIIELIVNHTSDQHPWFQRARRAPKGSVERDFYVWSDTPEKYQEARIIFKDFESSNWAWDPVAKAYYWHRFYSHQPDLNYDSPTVRQAVFDVLDFWLGMGVDGLRMDAVPYLYEREGTNCENLPQTHAFLKQLRSHVDEKFPNRMLLAEANQWPEDAAAYYGAGDECHMNFHFPLMPRLFMALRMEDSFPISDILQQTPAIPDNCQWGLFLRNHDELTLEMVTDEDRDYMYRVYAQDPEARLNLGIRRRLAPLLGNDRRQIELLNSLLLSLPGTPVLYYGDEIGMGDNVYVGDRNGVRTPMQWSSDRNAGFSRANPQRLYLPLIVDSEYHYAAINVEAQRANLNSLWYWMKRLIATRKRFQALGRGSFELLHPENRKVLAFTRTYNEEHILVVANLSRFVQTVELDLSAFKGMVPVEIFGRTEFPPIGEQPYFLSVGPYSFYWFTLQLQPSLTQPPQPQAQLPTLVVSGQWQNVIAQRELKGTLESILPDYLYTCSWFSGKARKVQSIHITEVISVPYNDAAARMVWLQVDYIEGDPETYLLPLAYAQGEQATHLLAENPGAVVARLQVQDEDVEAGLETRPYGVLFDATADKHFLTSLLEAIAHNHFYKGMIGQLVTTATDLFPQLSGGVPHLDSALVRGEKGNTSVIYGDHAGEGSTVHNRLILKLFRKVQEGINPDLEIRRFLGEKKRLQHVAPLAGALEYRLPKAEPMTLGILREFIGDTRSGWEYTLDSLRDYFEHVTVQQAAITEIPVPSGSLLDLQAVDIPELASQTIGAYLASAQLLGQSTAELHIALASDPDNPSFAPEPFSSFYQRSIYQYARNLTGQVLLLLRQRLKSLPPDTQQLGQAVLNRQEEIMGRFQLVLNQKITALRTRCHGDYHLGQVLYTGKDFIIVDFEGEPGRSLGERRIKRSPLRDVAGMLHSFNYAATQALHNEVESGMLRFENLPLMEQWVQFWYSWVSATFLNTYLETASKNSFLPKTKAELQVLLDAYLLEKVIYGLGSKLNNRPEWVYISLQWILQLLGSSD, from the coding sequence ATGCAACGCTCAATATTCAACGACGATCCCCTATGGTTTAAGAATGCAATCATCTACGAAGCGCCTGTTCGCGCCTTTGCTGATAGTAATGGTGACGGAATTGGTGACTTTCGGGGGTTGACAGAAAAACTGGATTACTTACAAGACTTGGGAGTCACAGCACTCTGGATACTGCCGTTCTTCCCCTCTCCGCTGAAGGATGATGGCTACGATATTGCTGATTACACCAATGTCAACCCAATTTATGGCACATTGGAAGATTTCAAAGACTTCTTGGAAGCGGCTCATCAGCGCGGCATCCGGGTGATTATTGAGTTAATTGTTAACCATACATCTGACCAGCATCCTTGGTTTCAGCGGGCACGCAGGGCACCCAAGGGTAGTGTGGAGCGAGATTTCTATGTCTGGAGTGACACTCCGGAAAAATATCAAGAGGCTCGGATTATCTTTAAAGATTTTGAGTCTTCTAACTGGGCTTGGGACCCAGTTGCCAAAGCTTATTACTGGCATCGCTTCTACTCCCATCAACCGGATCTGAACTACGACAGTCCAACTGTGCGCCAGGCGGTTTTCGATGTTCTCGATTTCTGGTTAGGGATGGGGGTAGATGGGCTACGCATGGATGCGGTGCCGTATCTGTATGAACGAGAGGGGACTAATTGCGAGAACTTGCCGCAAACCCACGCCTTTCTGAAACAGTTGCGATCGCATGTAGACGAAAAATTCCCGAACCGGATGCTCCTAGCTGAGGCGAATCAGTGGCCTGAGGATGCTGCTGCATATTACGGCGCTGGGGATGAGTGCCACATGAACTTCCATTTTCCCCTGATGCCGCGCTTATTTATGGCATTACGGATGGAAGATAGCTTCCCGATTTCTGACATTCTCCAGCAGACTCCTGCCATTCCTGATAACTGTCAGTGGGGATTGTTCCTGCGTAACCACGATGAACTGACCCTAGAAATGGTCACGGATGAAGACCGGGATTACATGTATCGGGTTTATGCTCAAGACCCAGAGGCGAGGCTTAATTTAGGTATCCGCCGCCGCCTAGCTCCTCTGTTAGGGAATGATCGCCGCCAAATTGAGTTGCTCAATAGTCTACTGTTGTCTCTGCCAGGAACCCCTGTGCTTTACTACGGGGATGAAATTGGTATGGGAGATAACGTTTATGTTGGCGATCGCAATGGTGTTCGCACGCCGATGCAGTGGAGTTCTGACCGCAACGCTGGCTTTAGTCGTGCCAATCCCCAGCGGTTGTATTTACCACTAATCGTTGACTCGGAATATCACTATGCAGCAATCAACGTCGAGGCACAACGCGCTAACCTCAATTCCCTTTGGTATTGGATGAAACGCTTGATTGCTACTCGCAAGCGTTTCCAGGCATTAGGTCGAGGAAGCTTTGAATTGTTGCACCCAGAGAACCGTAAAGTTCTCGCCTTTACGCGCACCTACAATGAGGAACACATTTTAGTGGTGGCGAATCTGTCCCGCTTTGTGCAGACAGTTGAATTAGACTTATCAGCCTTCAAGGGTATGGTGCCAGTGGAGATCTTTGGTCGCACTGAATTTCCACCCATTGGAGAGCAGCCCTACTTCCTCAGCGTTGGTCCCTACTCGTTTTACTGGTTTACCCTACAGTTGCAACCCAGCTTAACTCAGCCGCCTCAACCACAAGCACAGCTACCAACACTGGTTGTCAGTGGTCAGTGGCAGAATGTTATCGCTCAGCGAGAGTTGAAAGGTACTCTGGAGTCTATTCTGCCGGATTATCTGTATACCTGTTCCTGGTTTAGCGGCAAAGCCCGGAAAGTGCAATCGATCCATATCACTGAAGTAATCTCAGTGCCTTACAATGACGCAGCGGCTAGGATGGTTTGGTTGCAGGTGGATTATATTGAGGGAGACCCCGAAACTTACCTCTTGCCACTAGCGTATGCACAAGGTGAGCAAGCAACGCACCTTTTAGCAGAAAACCCTGGAGCTGTGGTGGCTCGTCTTCAAGTGCAAGACGAGGATGTAGAGGCGGGTTTGGAAACCCGCCCGTACGGGGTTTTATTCGATGCTACAGCGGACAAGCACTTTCTGACCTCACTACTGGAGGCGATCGCTCACAATCACTTCTATAAGGGGATGATAGGGCAACTGGTAACCACGGCTACTGATTTATTCCCACAACTTAGTGGCGGAGTGCCTCACCTTGACTCAGCGCTTGTGAGGGGAGAAAAAGGCAATACCTCTGTCATTTATGGCGATCATGCCGGAGAAGGCTCTACTGTGCATAATCGTCTGATCCTGAAACTCTTCCGCAAAGTCCAGGAGGGCATTAACCCCGATCTGGAGATCCGGCGCTTCCTGGGCGAGAAAAAGCGTCTGCAACACGTTGCTCCCCTTGCTGGGGCGCTAGAGTACCGCCTCCCAAAAGCCGAACCTATGACCTTGGGGATATTGCGAGAGTTTATTGGCGATACCCGCAGCGGCTGGGAATATACCCTCGATAGCCTGCGCGACTACTTTGAGCATGTTACGGTGCAGCAGGCAGCGATTACTGAGATACCTGTGCCATCTGGCTCCCTGTTAGATTTGCAGGCAGTCGATATTCCGGAATTGGCTTCCCAAACCATCGGTGCTTACCTGGCTAGCGCTCAACTGTTGGGTCAGTCTACGGCTGAACTCCATATTGCTCTGGCATCCGATCCCGATAATCCTAGCTTTGCCCCAGAACCCTTTTCATCGTTTTACCAACGCTCTATCTACCAATACGCCCGCAACTTAACAGGGCAAGTACTCCTGTTGTTGAGACAACGGCTGAAGTCTCTACCGCCGGACACCCAACAGTTAGGTCAAGCTGTCCTCAACCGCCAAGAGGAGATTATGGGACGCTTCCAGCTAGTCCTAAACCAAAAAATCACAGCCCTGCGTACCCGTTGTCATGGAGACTACCATCTAGGACAAGTGCTTTATACTGGTAAGGACTTCATCATCGTTGACTTTGAGGGAGAACCAGGTCGCAGTTTGGGTGAACGACGCATCAAGCGATCGCCTCTGCGAGACGTGGCTGGAATGCTGCACTCGTTTAACTACGCTGCTACCCAAGCGCTTCATAATGAAGTAGAAAGTGGCATGCTCCGCTTTGAGAATCTGCCTTTAATGGAGCAATGGGTACAGTTTTGGTATAGCTGGGTGAGCGCTACTTTCCTGAATACGTATTTAGAGACTGCTAGCAAAAACTCCTTTTTACCAAAAACAAAAGCGGAGCTACAAGTGCTTCTGGATGCTTATCTGTTAGAAAAAGTCATCTACGGCTTAGGCTCCAAACTCAACAATCGCCCGGAGTGGGTATACATCTCACTTCAGTGGATTCTACAGTTGTTGGGGTCTTCCGATTGA
- a CDS encoding ABC transporter ATP-binding protein, with the protein MAKLELKNLNKTYTPKVIPVKDVSLTVNDDEFLTLLGPSGCGKSTVLRLIAGLEEPTRGQIKIGDQDVTNKRPGDRNIAMVFQSYALYPHLTVYENLCSGLRLQRVPSAEIKQRVSEVAQVLGLEELMTRKPGQMSGGQRQRVAVGRALVRRPRVFLLDEPLSNLDALLREKVRADLKQLFAAQKVPVVYVTHDQTEAMTLSTKVAVLDKGYVQQLDPPERIYSHPANLFVAGFVGSPQMNLLTLPCKGRYVVLGGTQTPLPESIVNVPSEIVLGIRPENVRIAQPNDTQTIRGRVFLVENLGMHHLVSVQVQNTHSGAVTVRALLPTDQNRSSEDITLALPPQDIHWFDVQSGDALAKRQVAVAKPQI; encoded by the coding sequence ATGGCTAAACTTGAACTCAAAAACTTAAATAAGACCTACACTCCCAAAGTCATCCCAGTTAAAGACGTTAGTTTAACTGTGAATGACGATGAGTTTCTTACCTTACTGGGACCTTCCGGGTGCGGCAAATCTACGGTGTTGCGGCTGATTGCAGGGTTAGAAGAACCAACTCGCGGTCAAATCAAGATCGGGGACCAAGATGTTACTAACAAGCGACCAGGCGATCGCAATATTGCCATGGTGTTTCAAAGCTATGCACTATATCCCCACTTGACTGTGTACGAAAACCTCTGCTCTGGATTGAGGCTGCAAAGAGTCCCATCTGCAGAAATTAAACAGCGAGTGTCAGAAGTGGCACAAGTTCTGGGATTAGAAGAGCTAATGACCCGTAAGCCGGGTCAAATGTCTGGGGGACAACGGCAGCGGGTTGCCGTAGGTAGAGCCTTAGTGCGCCGTCCGCGTGTGTTCTTGTTAGATGAACCGCTGAGTAACCTGGATGCCCTGCTGCGGGAAAAGGTGCGAGCCGATTTGAAGCAACTGTTTGCAGCTCAAAAGGTTCCAGTAGTTTATGTGACCCACGACCAGACAGAGGCGATGACTCTTTCCACCAAAGTGGCTGTGCTAGACAAAGGCTACGTCCAACAACTCGATCCACCCGAACGCATCTATAGCCATCCGGCAAACCTATTTGTAGCTGGATTTGTTGGCAGTCCCCAGATGAATTTACTCACACTGCCCTGTAAAGGACGTTATGTAGTCCTGGGTGGAACCCAAACTCCTCTGCCAGAGAGTATTGTAAATGTGCCGTCAGAAATTGTGCTAGGCATCCGTCCGGAAAATGTCCGCATTGCCCAACCAAACGATACACAGACGATCCGAGGTCGAGTGTTTCTGGTGGAAAACTTGGGTATGCACCATTTGGTCAGCGTCCAGGTGCAAAACACCCACTCGGGAGCTGTTACGGTGCGTGCTTTGTTACCTACAGACCAAAATAGGAGTAGCGAGGACATCACACTGGCACTGCCTCCCCAGGATATCCACTGGTTTGATGTGCAGTCGGGTGATGCCCTTGCCAAGCGGCAAGTGGCAGTAGCTAAACCCCAAATATGA
- a CDS encoding carbohydrate ABC transporter permease, whose protein sequence is MTAVSEDFSKPQASRINLWRKIFLPLAVILVVLFCLAPALWQLLTSFKVNEDIAAVPTVYFPTRFTLNHYIELFVRRPFLRYIFNSAFVSIISTALSLAIGAPAAYALARLRPWGRSTILGFVLIVTLFPYILLFLGLLEIIQALNLGNNYLALIIPYTAINLPLTILVLRSFFQQLPKDLEDAAKVDGYNTWQMLLQIVLPMTIPAIVTTGILTFIFAWNEYLFALTFITREDMKTIPVATAQLGGATVFEIPYGPIAAATVVGTLPLVLLVLFFQRKIVQGLTAGAVKG, encoded by the coding sequence ATGACAGCAGTTTCAGAAGACTTCTCAAAGCCTCAAGCCAGCAGGATAAACCTCTGGAGAAAAATCTTCCTACCGCTGGCAGTGATATTAGTCGTGTTATTCTGCCTAGCGCCTGCACTGTGGCAATTGCTGACATCCTTCAAGGTTAATGAGGATATTGCTGCCGTTCCCACAGTTTATTTTCCCACTCGCTTCACGCTCAATCACTACATTGAGCTATTCGTCCGTCGCCCCTTTTTGCGCTATATCTTCAATAGTGCCTTCGTGTCGATTATTTCTACAGCTTTATCGTTAGCGATCGGAGCACCTGCTGCCTATGCCCTGGCACGATTACGCCCCTGGGGTAGAAGCACCATCCTGGGATTTGTGTTGATTGTTACCTTATTCCCTTACATTCTGTTGTTCCTAGGACTATTGGAAATTATCCAGGCATTGAACTTGGGCAACAACTATCTGGCGCTGATCATTCCCTACACCGCAATTAATTTACCCCTGACAATTCTGGTACTACGTAGCTTTTTTCAGCAACTACCAAAAGACTTGGAAGATGCTGCCAAGGTCGATGGCTATAACACCTGGCAAATGCTACTACAAATCGTGCTGCCCATGACCATTCCGGCGATTGTAACGACTGGAATCCTCACATTTATTTTTGCCTGGAACGAGTATCTCTTCGCCCTCACGTTCATCACGCGTGAAGACATGAAGACAATACCCGTTGCCACGGCTCAACTAGGCGGTGCCACAGTGTTTGAAATTCCCTACGGTCCAATCGCCGCTGCGACTGTCGTGGGGACACTGCCCCTAGTTTTACTAGTTTTGTTCTTCCAGCGCAAGATTGTCCAAGGTCTGACCGCTGGCGCTGTTAAAGGGTGA
- a CDS encoding sugar ABC transporter permease yields MNNLHTIRGREQRTGWILMLPALLLLLFVFAYPIARAFWLSFFTRNLGTELQPVFTGLDNYARMVGDGRFWQSFSTTIVFTTASVVSELLLGLAIALVLNQRIFARGLVRTSAILPWALPTALIGLAWAWIFNDQFGVVNDILRRLGLIGTGINWLGEPTLAMIALVFADIWKTTPFISILLLAGLQSISPDLYEAHAIDGATPWQSFRQITLPLLLPQILIAVLFRFAQAFGIFDLIQVMTGGGPGGATEVVSLYIYSTVMRYLDFGYGAALVVVTFLLLVAVVAIASLLLNKSRAKTSGAT; encoded by the coding sequence ATGAATAACTTGCATACAATTCGAGGTCGGGAACAACGGACGGGCTGGATACTAATGCTACCCGCCTTGCTGTTACTTTTGTTTGTTTTTGCCTATCCGATCGCACGTGCTTTTTGGTTGAGTTTTTTTACTAGGAATCTAGGAACAGAACTGCAACCTGTTTTCACTGGCTTAGATAATTACGCGCGGATGGTGGGAGATGGTCGTTTCTGGCAAAGTTTCTCGACAACCATAGTGTTTACTACTGCCTCCGTTGTGAGTGAATTATTGCTAGGATTAGCGATTGCTCTGGTGTTAAATCAGCGAATCTTTGCCCGAGGGTTAGTGCGAACATCCGCTATCCTACCTTGGGCTTTGCCTACTGCTTTGATTGGTTTGGCATGGGCTTGGATTTTCAACGATCAGTTTGGGGTTGTAAATGACATTCTGCGGCGGCTGGGTTTGATTGGGACGGGGATTAACTGGCTGGGAGAGCCAACGCTGGCAATGATTGCATTAGTCTTTGCTGATATTTGGAAAACCACCCCGTTTATCAGCATTCTACTCCTAGCTGGCTTACAATCAATTTCGCCCGACCTGTATGAAGCGCATGCGATTGATGGAGCAACGCCTTGGCAAAGCTTTCGCCAAATTACTCTACCACTGCTGCTACCGCAAATCCTGATTGCTGTGCTGTTTCGGTTTGCTCAGGCTTTCGGAATTTTCGACTTAATCCAGGTGATGACCGGAGGTGGTCCTGGGGGTGCAACTGAAGTGGTGTCGCTATACATCTACTCCACTGTGATGCGCTACCTAGATTTTGGGTATGGTGCAGCCCTGGTAGTCGTGACCTTTCTATTACTGGTTGCTGTAGTGGCGATCGCTAGTTTATTGCTCAATAAATCTCGTGCCAAAACTTCAGGAGCTACTTAA
- a CDS encoding ABC transporter substrate-binding protein produces the protein MLYRQLFNQLQKFLQKLRSWRAGVFLSVLLSVTLLLIWRAIAQQPVTLNLLMPAPDVQPMREAMVKGFEAENPGIRINIVEGPNAANAVEDLYTSAFLLGGSPYDLINLDVIWTSKFAAAGWLLDLTDRVTKEELAAFSSQDVEGGRYQGRLYRLPIRSDVGMLYYREDLLKAAGFEPPETFEDLLKISQTLQQQDRTNWGFLWQGRQYEGLVTVFVEVLEGAGGFWINPDTLEVGLDRPESLRAVEFLRSTLQQGISPPGVTTYIEEDTRRIFQSGQAAFLRNWPYVWPLANEENSPVRGKIAIKPMVHAPGQSAGATLGGWGLGIAKTTRHPDEAWRAIQYFTNREAQRRFILQAGYVPSRLDLFTDPEIVAVYPHFPQLLEVVENAVLRPPIAQYAQASDILQRYLSGTLTNRMSPEQAMRAAANETRRLLGSRG, from the coding sequence ATGTTGTACCGCCAGCTGTTCAATCAACTGCAAAAATTTTTACAAAAACTACGCTCTTGGCGTGCCGGAGTTTTTTTGAGCGTTCTCTTGAGCGTCACGCTGCTGTTAATTTGGAGAGCGATCGCCCAACAGCCAGTCACCCTCAACCTGTTGATGCCTGCGCCGGATGTCCAACCCATGAGAGAAGCCATGGTCAAAGGTTTCGAGGCAGAGAATCCAGGCATTCGCATCAATATTGTTGAAGGACCCAATGCCGCCAATGCGGTCGAAGACCTCTATACCTCAGCTTTTCTCTTGGGTGGATCACCCTATGACCTGATCAACTTAGACGTAATCTGGACATCTAAGTTTGCCGCTGCTGGTTGGTTGCTAGACCTCACAGACCGCGTTACCAAAGAGGAGTTAGCAGCATTTTCATCCCAGGATGTGGAAGGGGGACGCTATCAAGGCAGATTGTACCGTCTGCCAATTCGTTCGGACGTGGGAATGCTCTACTACCGAGAAGACTTGCTCAAAGCAGCGGGATTCGAGCCACCAGAAACGTTTGAAGATTTGCTCAAAATTTCCCAAACCCTGCAGCAACAAGACAGAACTAACTGGGGTTTTCTCTGGCAGGGTCGTCAATACGAAGGATTAGTGACGGTGTTTGTGGAAGTCCTTGAAGGGGCTGGTGGTTTCTGGATTAATCCTGACACGCTTGAGGTGGGACTGGATCGACCAGAGAGTCTTAGAGCCGTAGAGTTTCTGCGTAGCACGCTCCAACAAGGCATTTCTCCTCCTGGGGTAACTACATACATCGAAGAAGATACCCGACGTATCTTTCAAAGTGGGCAAGCGGCATTTTTACGGAATTGGCCTTATGTCTGGCCCTTAGCAAATGAAGAAAATTCGCCAGTCCGAGGCAAAATTGCGATTAAACCGATGGTTCATGCCCCTGGTCAAAGTGCAGGAGCTACTTTAGGGGGCTGGGGCTTGGGAATTGCCAAAACCACCAGACATCCAGATGAAGCTTGGAGAGCAATCCAGTACTTTACCAATCGGGAGGCACAGCGTCGATTTATTTTGCAGGCTGGATATGTCCCCAGCCGACTAGATTTGTTTACAGACCCAGAAATTGTTGCTGTATACCCCCACTTCCCGCAGTTACTTGAGGTGGTGGAAAATGCAGTCTTACGACCGCCAATTGCCCAATACGCCCAGGCATCGGATATTTTGCAGCGCTACCTCAGTGGTACACTAACCAATCGCATGAGCCCTGAACAAGCAATGCGGGCTGCCGCTAATGAAACGCGCCGACTACTAGGGTCTAGGGGTTAG
- a CDS encoding DUF2808 domain-containing protein — protein MQLFKRLQVGLFTGTLAICLGWVGVISQSVQAQKPINTTTSDSLRLLDAKASEQSVDTRNTMYYFTLNLPKDAKPMERVTVIQVGGRNLIEYNKNQIGAFVNRERGQQVPLREVKIDPDSQEVTVTFARPVQPGQILTVNIGPFENPQTDGNYLFRVTAFPEGVTGGQLVGFARLRFVR, from the coding sequence ATGCAGCTTTTCAAGCGATTACAAGTCGGATTGTTCACAGGCACTCTAGCTATCTGCCTTGGCTGGGTGGGGGTTATAAGCCAGTCGGTGCAAGCACAAAAACCTATAAATACCACGACCTCTGATTCTTTGCGTCTGCTGGATGCTAAAGCCAGCGAACAAAGTGTTGACACGCGCAACACAATGTACTACTTCACGCTCAACCTACCAAAAGATGCCAAACCGATGGAACGGGTGACGGTTATTCAAGTAGGAGGTAGAAACCTGATTGAATACAATAAAAATCAAATTGGGGCGTTTGTAAATCGGGAGCGTGGGCAACAAGTTCCCCTAAGAGAAGTCAAGATCGATCCAGATTCGCAGGAAGTTACAGTTACTTTTGCCAGACCTGTTCAACCCGGTCAAATACTTACTGTTAACATTGGTCCGTTTGAGAATCCCCAAACTGACGGGAATTATTTATTTAGAGTCACAGCTTTTCCTGAAGGTGTTACTGGAGGGCAACTTGTAGGATTTGCACGCTTGCGTTTTGTGAGATGA
- a CDS encoding iron uptake porin, whose translation MQPTDWAFQALQSLVERYGCIAGYPDGTYRGNRALTRYEFAAGLNACLEQVNQLIQAATDKVLAQADLEILQRLQDEFAAELASLRTQIDNLETRSAELLASPSFSAYQPI comes from the coding sequence GTGCAGCCAACCGACTGGGCATTTCAAGCATTGCAGTCATTGGTAGAGCGCTACGGGTGCATTGCTGGATATCCGGATGGTACTTATCGAGGTAATCGAGCACTGACTCGCTACGAGTTTGCAGCCGGTTTAAATGCTTGTTTAGAGCAAGTTAACCAGCTGATTCAAGCAGCGACAGACAAAGTCCTTGCTCAAGCAGATTTGGAGATTTTGCAGCGGTTGCAAGATGAATTTGCCGCAGAATTAGCGAGTTTGCGGACTCAGATAGACAACCTGGAGACACGCTCAGCTGAGCTGCTAGCATCACCGTCATTTTCCGCTTATCAGCCTATTTAG
- a CDS encoding carbohydrate porin: MAVSGFGGSDVDENIVLSNRVSLNFDSSFIGQDRLRVGIEARNTPDFAVDTGTNMSRLSFTGDNNNDLEISALLYEFNLSPQALVYVAACWGWLHWLYSFA; the protein is encoded by the coding sequence ATGGCTGTTAGTGGATTTGGAGGCAGCGATGTCGATGAAAATATTGTTCTTAGCAATCGCGTGAGTTTGAACTTTGACAGCAGTTTTATTGGGCAAGACCGTCTGAGAGTCGGCATAGAAGCTAGAAATACTCCCGATTTTGCCGTTGACACCGGAACCAACATGTCTAGATTGAGCTTTACAGGAGACAATAACAATGATTTGGAAATTAGTGCCCTCCTTTACGAGTTTAATCTAAGTCCCCAGGCGCTGGTTTACGTTGCCGCTTGCTGGGGGTGGCTTCACTGGCTTTACTCCTTCGCTTAA
- a CDS encoding iron uptake porin, with protein sequence MPLAGGGFTGFTPSLNAPISSSTLGAVSNFGIESRIYGLNGGGTGIGFQYIFSRAARLSLGYLAGGANDPNVGIGGGTYGSIAQLTLQPTIDFALGLTYVRAYDVSPGAGGGSINADDPFDGAAVGVNAYGLEASYRVAPWLNLAGWLGLIDAHAESQPNQGSNATILTWALTLAFTDFLGRGGDLLGIVVGQPPKVIENDVAGREDPDNSFHLEAFYRYQITDRFYITPGIFVVTNPEHNADNDLIYVGTLRTTFLF encoded by the coding sequence TTGCCGCTTGCTGGGGGTGGCTTCACTGGCTTTACTCCTTCGCTTAATGCCCCCATTAGCAGCAGTACTCTTGGCGCGGTTTCCAATTTTGGGATTGAGTCTCGCATCTACGGCCTTAATGGTGGTGGTACTGGGATTGGGTTTCAATATATCTTCAGCAGGGCTGCGAGGCTGTCATTGGGATATCTGGCCGGAGGAGCCAATGACCCTAATGTGGGGATTGGCGGTGGCACCTATGGATCGATCGCTCAATTAACCCTACAGCCAACGATAGATTTTGCTTTAGGTTTGACTTATGTTCGTGCCTATGACGTCAGTCCTGGTGCTGGTGGTGGAAGTATTAATGCCGACGATCCCTTTGATGGCGCTGCTGTGGGCGTGAACGCCTATGGATTAGAAGCTTCCTACCGGGTTGCCCCTTGGCTTAACCTTGCAGGTTGGCTGGGTTTAATAGACGCTCATGCCGAATCACAACCGAATCAAGGCAGCAATGCAACTATCTTGACCTGGGCTTTAACCTTAGCTTTTACTGACTTTTTAGGTCGAGGGGGTGACCTACTGGGGATCGTCGTTGGTCAACCACCGAAAGTGATTGAGAATGACGTTGCTGGTCGGGAAGATCCGGATAACTCTTTCCACTTAGAAGCTTTCTATCGCTACCAAATTACAGACAGATTCTACATTACCCCAGGCATTTTCGTGGTTACGAATCCGGAACACAACGCTGATAACGATCTGATTTATGTCGGAACTCTTAGAACCACTTTTCTGTTCTAA